A DNA window from Pseudodesulfovibrio thermohalotolerans contains the following coding sequences:
- a CDS encoding nickel-dependent hydrogenase large subunit, with amino-acid sequence MSGCSPKAAPMAHGKHDVVVDPVTRIEGHLRIEAVVEDGKIVDVRSSSQLFRGLEIILKGRDPRDAQHFTQRSCGVCTYTHALASIRCVDNAVGVDKELPHNATIIRNLVMAAQFMHDHIVHFYHLHALDFVDVAGCLSADVNKTAEIAVAVAKTVRPNPKIVSSKEDLQKTKDTVKGIVESGRLGIFTNAYFLGGHPAYVLPPEVNLLATNHYLNALHLQVKAARAMAVFGAKNPHTQFTVMGGVTCYEALSDKYINDFLALYADIKDFILDCYIPDLIAVASYYKDWASIGGTTNFMSFGEYPAQGGEADLNSRYVKPGVIFDRNITNVMAFDPTKVEEHVKHSWYKDDTPKHPYAGVTDPMYTSLDDKTKYSWMKAPRYDGRATEVGPLATCLVNYGLGHPEFVKYVNFVLGKLEVGPEALFSTLGRTGARGIECLITCLKTEDMVNDLKENIAKGNLDICKDWDMPAEAQGVGFVNAPRGALSHWMSIKGGKIDNFQLVVPSTWNLGPRCDMNVPGPTEEALLDNTPIADPERPVEILRTVHSYDPCIACGVHVIDNKTGNVKKFRVL; translated from the coding sequence ATGTCCGGTTGCTCCCCTAAAGCCGCCCCGATGGCGCACGGGAAACACGATGTCGTAGTTGATCCGGTCACCAGGATCGAGGGTCACCTGCGCATTGAAGCCGTGGTCGAAGATGGCAAGATCGTAGATGTCCGCAGCAGCTCCCAGCTGTTCCGCGGTCTGGAGATCATCCTCAAGGGTCGTGATCCCCGCGATGCCCAGCACTTCACCCAGCGTTCCTGCGGCGTCTGCACCTATACTCATGCACTCGCTTCCATCCGCTGTGTCGACAACGCCGTTGGCGTGGACAAGGAACTGCCCCACAACGCCACCATCATCCGTAACCTGGTGATGGCCGCGCAGTTCATGCATGACCACATCGTGCACTTCTATCACCTTCATGCCCTGGACTTCGTTGACGTGGCCGGCTGCCTGTCCGCCGACGTCAACAAGACCGCTGAAATCGCCGTCGCCGTCGCCAAGACCGTGCGTCCGAATCCGAAGATCGTCTCCTCCAAGGAAGACCTTCAGAAGACCAAAGACACCGTCAAGGGCATCGTCGAGTCCGGCCGCCTGGGCATCTTCACTAACGCTTACTTCCTCGGCGGCCACCCGGCTTACGTTCTGCCGCCCGAGGTCAACCTGCTTGCCACCAACCACTACCTGAACGCCCTGCACCTGCAGGTCAAGGCCGCTCGCGCCATGGCAGTGTTCGGTGCCAAGAACCCGCACACCCAGTTCACCGTCATGGGCGGCGTAACCTGTTACGAAGCCCTGAGCGACAAGTACATCAATGACTTCCTGGCCTTGTACGCGGACATCAAGGACTTCATCCTTGACTGCTACATCCCGGACCTCATTGCCGTGGCCAGCTACTACAAGGATTGGGCTTCCATCGGCGGCACCACCAACTTCATGAGCTTCGGCGAATACCCGGCTCAGGGCGGCGAAGCCGATCTGAACTCCCGGTACGTCAAGCCCGGTGTCATCTTCGACCGCAACATCACGAACGTGATGGCCTTCGATCCCACCAAGGTCGAGGAGCATGTCAAGCACTCCTGGTACAAGGACGACACTCCGAAGCATCCCTACGCCGGTGTCACCGATCCCATGTACACCAGCCTGGACGACAAGACCAAGTACTCCTGGATGAAGGCTCCCCGTTACGACGGCCGCGCCACCGAAGTCGGTCCTTTGGCCACCTGTTTGGTCAACTACGGCCTGGGTCATCCCGAGTTCGTCAAGTACGTCAACTTCGTCCTCGGCAAACTGGAAGTCGGCCCCGAGGCCCTGTTCTCCACCCTGGGCCGCACCGGCGCCCGTGGTATCGAGTGCCTCATCACCTGCCTGAAGACCGAAGACATGGTCAACGATCTGAAGGAAAACATCGCCAAGGGCAACCTCGACATCTGCAAGGATTGGGATATGCCCGCCGAAGCGCAGGGCGTTGGCTTCGTCAACGCTCCCCGTGGCGCTCTGAGCCACTGGATGAGCATCAAGGGCGGCAAGATCGACAACTTCCAGCTCGTGGTCCCGTCCACCTGGAACCTCGGTCCCCGCTGCGACATGAACGTGCCCGGCCCCACTGAAGAGGCTCTGCTGGACAACACCCCGATCGCCGATCCGGAACGCCCGGTCGAGATCCTGCGTACCGTCCACTCCTATGACCCCTGCATCGCCTGCGGCGTGCACGTCATCGACAACAAGACCGGTAACGTCAAAAAGTTCCGCGTCCTGTAA
- a CDS encoding DMT family transporter gives MLIGLAGVVVYKQPLDFPAILGMALIVGGVAVINLFSDSVAH, from the coding sequence GTGCTCATCGGCCTGGCCGGGGTGGTCGTGTATAAGCAGCCGTTGGATTTTCCGGCGATCCTCGGCATGGCCCTTATCGTGGGCGGCGTGGCGGTCATAAATCTGTTCTCCGACAGCGTGGCCCATTGA
- a CDS encoding HypC/HybG/HupF family hydrogenase formation chaperone — protein sequence MCLAIPAEILEINDGVATCKVGEGDTTVQASIMLLDEEANIGDYIIIHAGFALRKLDPKEAQETLKILRDMVDLLGGENYQHEML from the coding sequence ATGTGCCTCGCGATTCCTGCAGAAATTCTTGAAATAAATGACGGCGTCGCCACCTGCAAAGTGGGCGAAGGCGACACCACGGTCCAGGCGTCCATCATGCTCCTAGACGAGGAAGCAAACATCGGCGACTACATCATCATCCACGCCGGTTTCGCCCTGCGCAAGCTCGACCCCAAGGAGGCGCAGGAAACACTCAAGATCCTCCGCGACATGGTCGATCTCCTTGGCGGCGAAAACTACCAGCACGAAATGCTCTAG